CCCCCACCACTACCTCCTGGCGTAAAGTTCACCATAACTAGTACCATGCTACAGATGTTAAACCTAAAAGAAACATTTAGTGGAGCAGCAAGTGACGATGCTAACCAATAGGTGATGAACATTATTACCACCTGTAAGTCCTCTAAAATCCCTGGGGTTAGCCAATTAGCTGTATGACTGCGTCTGTTTCCGTTGTCTTTGTCTGGGGAGGCATTGAAGTGGTTAAATAAGCTTCCACATAATTCAATCACCACCTGGAGGGAGTTGAAAGAAGCATTTTTGGAGAGGTTTTTCCTACCATCCAAGAAGTTGGAAATCAAGGATGAGATTGGTTCTCACAAGCAGTTACCTACTGAAGTAGTACATGAGACTTGGGAGAGATTCAGTAAGAAGCAAAAGTAGTGTCCAAATCACAACCTGGCTGATGAGCACTTAAAGGAATTATTCTACAGGTCTTGCAATTTTGTAACCAAGCTAGTCATAGATGCAACTTGTGGTGGTTCATTCATGGCCAAAACATTTTAAGAAGCCACAATAATTCTAGATCAGCTCACAAAGAATAACAGAGCCTGATAGACTAGAGACACTGATATAAATGTTTTGGCATTCTATTTGATATGTTAGTGGAGCAAAGGCGAAAGGAAGATGAGTGTGATTAGGACATGGCCCATATCAGTACTCAGATGGATCTATAAACCAAGTGTTTATTGGTGGAGGGCTTGAAAAGGTAAAATCTATGGATACTAGAAGTCCATATGATAAATCAGAGTTTGATTAGGAGGAGGAAGCCAAGTTTCTGAATAGCTAGGGGCATTTTCGGACATACAACAATGGAAACCAAGTTCGGAACTTTTAATGGGGTAACTACTATAACTGGACAGGTAATCATGATCAAGGAAATCAACAAAACAAGGACAACTTCAAGAATGATAGAAGTGGAGTTTATGTGCCACCAATGAACAAAGATCGGGCTGAAAACAATAGTGGAAACTTTAAGTTGGAAGACATAATAAAAAAGGTCGTACAGAAGGTTGAGGCGACTGATTCTGGAGTCAGATATATGTGAGGATACATGACTAATATTAGTCAATTGGTGGATTCACACTCTACCTTTATCAAGCAATTAGAGCATCAGATGGGCCAATTATCAACAATATTTAATTAGAGGAAGACTGGTACTTTACCTAGTGACATGATGCAAAGTCCTAGGAAATATGGGAAATGCATGACAGTGACAACGAGGAGTGGTAAGGTACTTTCTAACACTATTATTATAGGCGCTAAGCAAACTAAAGATacattttctaagattgatggGCAGGCAAGGCATCAGACAAATACGGTAGTTATGTTCAATGAAGATGATGAGGCTGATGAGCTAGTATTGGAGTGGAAAAATACAAGGGAGAATAATGGTACAAAGCAAATAGAGGCAGACGGACCTTACCCTTTTCCACCTATTCACAAGCCGCCACCGCCATTTTCCTATTTATTGAAGAACAAGGCCGAGGATGGCATATTTCTGAAGTTTATTTCAATGCTTAAGGAAATATTGGTCAACATTCCATTGGTGGAAGCGCTAGAGCAAATGCCAAGTTATGCCAAGTTCATGAAGGATTTGGTTACAAAGAAGAGGACAGTTTCTTTTGTGCCAGCTGACAAtttacatcagtgtagcgccaTTTCCACAAGATCATTGGTGGAAAAGAAGGAAGATTCAGGAGCATTCACCATTGGTGCTTTCAATTTTTCAAGGGCTCTATGTGATTTGGGAGCTAGCATTAATTCAATGCTACTAGCCATCTACAAACAGTTGGGCTTGGAAGCCCCCAAACAGACTTCTATGCGGCTACTGATGACGGATAGATCTGTGAAACATCTAATAGGAAATTTTTGTGATATGTTGGTGCGAGTGAGCAAGTATATTTACCCTGCTGATTTTGTCATACTGGATTGCCAAATTGATTTTGAGGTTCCGATTATCCTAGGGAGACCATTTTTGGCGATTGATAGAACATTGGTAGATGTAGAGCATGGAGAAATTACATttagtataaaaaataaagacattAAGTTTAATGTATATGGCTCCATGAAGCATCCAAAGGATATGACTGTGATATCTTTTTTCAATATTGAGGTAGAGAATATTATTGATGTGCCTATTAAGGAAAGGCTTGCTGCTGACCCTTTACCAGCTATAATGATGAATTTTGATGGTGATGGTATTGAGGGGTACGATGAGTCTGTAAATGCTTTGTAGGGGTCAGGTCATACACCTATGCTCCCAAAAATCTTGATCTTGACTTGAAGAACAACCCAACTCCACCTGCTAAACCATCCATAGAGGTACCGCCTGCACTTGCACTCAAAGAATTGCTAGTCCATTTGAAGTACGTATTTCTTGGTGAGTATAACACTTTACTAGTAATTATTACTATAGATTTGAGTAAAGAACAGGTGACAACATTGGTGGGGGTATTGCAGAGTTATAAGAAAGCCATTGGTTGGATTATTCCTGATATTATAGGTATTCCTCTTGGTATTTGCACTCTCAAAATTTAGTTAGAGGAGGAGTGCATTACCAATATCAAACACTATAGGAGATTAAACCCACCTATGCAAGATGTGGTAAAGAAGGAAATTATTAAGTGGTTAGATACAGATATGGTCTATCCTATATTCGACAGCAACTGGGTGAGCCTTGTTCAATGTGTCCCTTAGAAGGGAGGTATAACAGTTGTCGTGAATGATAAGAATGATTTGGTCCCCCTTAGGCCAATCATTGGATGGAAAGTCTGCATGGACTACAAAAAACTTAACAAATAGACTTGGAAGGATCATTTTCCAATGCCCTTTATGGATCAAATGTTAGATAGGTTGGTAGGTAGTGGTTGGTACTACTTTGTGGATGGGTACTCTGCATAGAACCATATCTCTATAGCACCAAAGGACTAGGAGAAGATGACCCTCACATGTCCTTATATCACCTTTGCATTCAAGCTCATGCCATTCGGACTATGTAATGCTCCCACTACATTCCAGCGCTGCATGATGTCTATATTCTTTAACATGGTGGAGGACACTATTGAGGTATTTATGGATGATATTTTAGTAGTAGGTGATACTTTACATGACTTTTTGTTGAATCTTAGTAGGGGTTTGAAGAGACGTGAAGAGGCCAACCTAGTTTTGAACTGGGGAAAATGCCACTTAATGATCAAAGAGGGTATTGTGCTATACCACAAGATTTCTGACAAAGGGTTGGTGGTAGACAAGGCGAAGATAGAGGTGATTGAGAAACTGCCTCCTTCTATCTCTGTAAAGGGTGTCCACAGCTTCCTGGGTCATGTGGGTTTTTATAGCCTTTTTATCATGGATTTCTCTAAAATTGCATACCCTTTGTGCAAGTTATTGGAGAAGGAGATAAAGTTCTACTTTGATGAGTCCTACATGAAAGCATTTGAGTACTTAAAGGAGAGGTCGATCTCAGCCCCATTAATTGTTGATCTTGATTGTTCTGCCCATTTGAGGTCATGTGTGATTCTAGCGGTGTTTCTTTGGAGGTTGTGCTAGGGCCAAAGCACAACAAGATTTTTCATCCCATATACTATGCTAGAAAATCTCTAATTGCAGCCCAGAAGAATTACACTATCACTAAGCAAGAACTATTGGCAGTAGTGTATGCATTCAAAAAACTTTGAGGGTACCTTTTGGGTATCAAagtgatagtgcacactcaccTTGCAGCCTTGCAATATTTGATGATCAAGAAGAATGCTAAGCCAAGGTTAATCAGATGGGTTCTATTGCTCCAGGAATTTGATTTTGAGGTGAACAGTAAAGGGAGTGAAAATCAGGTAGCTGACCACTCGTCTAGGcttaaagatgaaaatagagGTAAGGATGAGCTTGACATTGATGATTCTTTCCCAAATGAATAAATTTTGGCTTCCACTCTTGATCTTATTCCTTTATTTCTGATTATGCTAACTATCTTATTAGTGATTTTATGGCTGAAGATTTTACTTTCCACCAGTGAAAAAagttattacatgatattaacAGGTACTTCTGGGATGAGCCATACTTATTCAGGATGTATGCTAATAATGTCTTCAGGAGGTTTATCCTAGAAGCAGAAATGCTAAGCATTGTGGAGGTCTGTCACTCCTCACAAGTAGGTGGAAACCATAGTGGGACCGTACATCACAAAATATAGTATAATGTGGATACTACTGGTCTACTATCTACAAAGATACACATGACTTGGTAAAGAGCTATGACCAGTGCCCAAGGCTGGGGAACATGTCTAGGCATCAAGAGCTACCTATGACACAATCCTTGAAGTACAGTTATTTGATATATGGGGCATCGATTTTATGGGGCCGTTCATGAGCTCATATaggatgaaatatatttttttggatgtTGATTATGTCTCAAAATAGGGGGAAGCTGTCTCCTTACAAGATAATGAGAGCAACAGTGTTGCTGGTTTTCTACGGAGAAACATTTTTTCTAGGTTTGGGACTTCTAGGGCTATCATCAGTGATGGGGGCTCCTATTTCTGCAATAATATctttcaaattctgatggtgaAATATGGTGTGCAACAGTACAAGATAGCTACTCCATATTATCCTAGTCTAGTGGGTAGGCTGAGGTGTCACACCGAGAAATCAAGGAGATTCTAGCCAAGTCTATGAATACCAACAAGACTGATTGGGCGAGGAAGCTAGATAATGCTCTATGGTTATATCAGACAACTTTCAAAACACCCATTGGTATGTCCCTATACTAGTTAGTATTTAGAAAGGCGTGCCATTTGCTTGTAGAGCTGGAATATAAGACATTATAGGCCTTGAAAAAGTTGAACTTGAATTAGAATAAAGCTGTGCATATGAGGCTAGATCAAATCAATAAGATGGATGAGTTTCGCTTGCGCGCGTATGAGATTGCTTCCCTTTACAAAGAGAAATGAAACTATATCATGATAGGCACATTGAAGAGTGCAAATTCAGCATTAGGGACAAAGTGTTGCTATTTAATTCTAGGCTGAGGTTGTTTCCAAGCAAGCTATGGTCAAAGTGGACTAGACCGTTCACCATTACACAAGTATTTTCTCATAGAGCAGTTGACTTTGAAGATCAAGATGGTCATAGGTTCAAAGTGAATGGACAATGGGTGAAATGATACTTGGGATCTCCTGACAAAGTGAAAGTTGTTGAAGAACTCTAGCTTGATAAAGTCTAAGTAGTCAAGGAACCTGCATTGTGCTGCGACATTAAATCAGGTGCTGCATAGGAGGAAACTCATGGGGAATATCTTCACGAAGTTCGAGTAGTAGAGTAGCTCGCATTATGCTGCAATGTTAAATCAAGTGCtgcatgggaggcaacccaaggaTTATATTAGTATTAGATAGGTTAAATTCTGTTATTTGATGTTTTTATAGTGTCATGTGTGTTCAGTGAATGCAGGGTCTCAAAGGAGGAGAAAAACATTAGAAAGTGGCCAAGGTTCACCACCACGGGCACCTATATGAACCATATAGAAAAACACATCCCATGGTGGAGTAGTGTAATGCGCAGTGTCTTTTGGAACTCCAGGATTATGGGAGGGATTATGGTCCATTTTCAACTTCACAGACCATTTTGCCTTCCGTGAATCCAGGTAAGGTCCCTCATTATTTTCCTAAGTCCATGAGTACGGTAGGAATTACTATTTGTGATACACTTCACAGACCATTATGCCCTTCTTGCAACCCAGATAAGACCACCTCTATTCTGTCCAACTCCTTTTTCATGAAAGGAAAGTACGATCATTGGTCCTTTTTATGATCACCTATCATTGAACGTGAAGCCTAGTTGGATAAGTGATATTTAGTCGACCCGATTTTGACCCGGATGCAAACTAATTAGGATTTTGATTTATTACCCATTTTCCACCAAAAATCTGAGTCACTCATATTCTCTCTCACTATGAATCAACACAACAAACACCCCTCCCATTCCTTGCCGTGAAAACCCATCCACCTGCTAAAGGATTCAAGTTGCAAATAGTTATTTGTGGGTGTAGTCGAATATCCTAGTCTTTAGAACTGTGAAATCAACTGTGTGGAGCTTACATTGAATGACTTCAGTAAGTTTTTCTTGTGAATTCCTTGTGTTGATGCTGTGTTGTAGTTAAGATTATGAGGCGATGCAAAATGAGAGTTTTAATGACTGGGATATGTTCAAATTTAATGTCTTTGTAATTATTCATTTGATATGGTGATTTGAATTCGAACTATGATAATGTGACATTGCAGACAAGTGCATAGTTGTAATAGTTTGAACATGAATTTATACTTGTTGTTTTGTATGTTGCAATGGGATGAATTTGCTTCTAATGATTGTAAATACTGAGTTATGAAGAGTGAAGTAATTTGATCAATGGCAGAACTGAGAGATCGGGGATGATGACTTTCATCAAGGACCGTATTGCACTTCATGATATATGGTGTAAGCTCATTTTTCTCTCAATTGAAAGGTTCCAAGTATAGGATCATGAAAGACATCACGAACCATGAAGTTCATCATGGGACGTGGTGTTGTTCCATGGTTcctacacttagaaaattttcagAGAACCTCCTGCGACCTAGATTCTGGAAGGAAATACAGAAGCCTTCGCGGTTCGTGAGGGCCTTCACGGCCCGTGATGGTCCACCGTAATAATACACTTTGataattttctgaaaatatgaaaaacaCAAAAATAGTTTTATTTCAGTTTCCACTTGCGAtcaccctatgatagattgagcgACGTCAGTTCTTAAGGGTTATTATTATGCTTGTATTAATCACGGGGAATCTGAGTACCCATTTTAATTcgttataatatatttttcaaatactaACCATTTAGGGTTTTGCAGGTACCATGGCACAACCCCGCACCAAGAACGCTTCCCATGTCACACTCTATGACTCCGCATTCAAAGAATCAGAGTATGAATTAGAATATGAGTTAGAGCAAGGGTCGAAAAGTGATGCATCTAGTGGGTTTGAGTTCCAAGTGGACACCcatatctctctttattctcCTCCCAGGACTAGATCCAAATTAGCTGCCGAGGCTGAGGCCACTCCCTCCCAGTATGAAGAGGAGGCATCCGGCTTGGTCACTGAGGCAAGCGGGGATGATGCATAATTCGGAGAGGAGGGTAGTGCTACAGGTAATGAGAGTGATGCTGGTGATAAGGATGACAGACTAAATTCTATAAAGAGATTTCCCCATGGAAAGGAAAAGGACGCAGTTGCGCGCCGAAATGTTATTACTTTTCTAAGAAACATGTGGGTTGTTCTGGGTCAACATGACATCTTTGCAAATGGCTTAAATAAAGGGTGTAAAGGCTTGTGTAAATAAGCCATTATGCCAAAGGTTTGGGTGGTCCCTAATAACCTCTTCACCCTATCTGAGCTTATTGACCTCTTCTACAAGCATCATTTTGGATGGATGACCAAAGGCTCTGGATATTATGGTAAAAGTCTAGTATGGGAATTCTATTCGGACTATGCTTCCTCAATGCTAAATGTTATGCTGAAAAGAtctcgaaaaagaaaaagagggcCTTAGAATTAAAAAAACCACCATTGGATGAAGTCACAGTTCGTGGAATGGTAGTGTATATCTTAGAGACTACACTCAATAGGTTCTTATATGGTTCGGAATTCCAGATAGATGTTCGAATAGGTCTTTATGAGCACTGACACCATGAGGTTAGTGATTAGGCGAAGATGGGTGATCCTGTGGTTCGATGAATGATTATGGAATGGATTTCACAACATATTGCTATTGAGGGAGAAAATGTGCCATGGGTCACTAATGCCAAGCAGCTGATTACTAAGGCTTATCTCATATTTCTAGCTAAGTTTTGGTGGGCCATTATTTGTGCCCATCTCCGAACGACTGTGGACGACAACACCCTTCATCCCACGTAGGCATCTCTAGAGCCTGCATTATGGCTCAATTTAGACTACCTGACGATAGGTTAATTACAGTCGAAATTTGGGACCGAAAATTTAATGACTGGGCTGGACTTCCATTCCCATGTATGATCACGATGTTATGTAAGTACGCAAGGATAGTGGTAAATCACCAATTTGACAAGCGCATCCCAGCACCGAAGTTCACAAATGCGGCACTGATAAAGGATTTGGACAACCCGTTGTACAAAACTAAGTTGGGACGACCTATTAGGCTAGTCACCATGCTTGCAGGTCCACTTTCTCCTGCTCTATATTTGGAGGTTGAGACTTCATGTCCTCTGATGGAGGAGGCGACAAAGCATCCAAAGTGCAACACTAGGCTACCCTGTCCATGCTCGCAATTTTAGGTATGACAATCACTGTTTCTTATGCACTCCTTGAGAGATTCTGGCAGACATAGGTGTTGGTTAATCAGGATATAGAGTGACTACTTAAGGTGGTCAAGTCGCAGATATAGGAAGAGGAAACTCAGATTCACACCAAGATCTGATAGGAGGTGACACTAATAGAGGGCCACATTGATGGCCTTATGGCCAACACTAATACTCAAAGTGGTCGTCTAGGTGATGAGGAGACTACTTCCTTATAGAAAGAGCTCACTGCCTTAGGAGAAGCTGTGGGTAAATTGGAAGCAAAGGCATCCTCTACTATTCCTGCTAGTGCTATAGATAACTTGATACAACTGTTATTGGCACCGCCCACACCTTTATAGATAGATAGAGTGTGGGGCTCTATTTCTTCACTCGATTCTGATAAAAAAAGCAAGGGTAAGAAGTAGTGATAGAGAGATGATTCCCCAGATGAGGTAGAAAAGGCAAGAAGAGTAGGGCTATGAGTAATTTCCAAAAACAATTTTAGGAGAGGTAGGAGCTCGAGATGCATCACCTTGAGGATGTGAGAGATGGAGCATTGTCTAGTAGAGTCA
This region of Solanum dulcamara chromosome 9, daSolDulc1.2, whole genome shotgun sequence genomic DNA includes:
- the LOC129903681 gene encoding uncharacterized protein LOC129903681, with product MMQSPRKYGKCMTVTTRSGKVLSNTIIIGAKQTKDTFSKIDGQARHQTNTVVMFNEDDEADELVLEWKNTRENNGTKQIEADGPYPFPPIHKPPPPFSYLLKNKAEDGIFLKFISMLKEILVNIPLVEALEQMPSYAKFMKDLVTKKRTVSFVPADNLHQCSAISTRSLVEKKEDSGAFTIGAFNFSRALCDLGASINSMLLAIYKQLGLEAPKQTSMRLLMTDRSVKHLIGNFCDMLVRVSKYIYPADFVILDCQIDFEVPIILGRPFLAIDRTLVDVEHGEITFSIKNKDIKFNVYGSMKHPKDMTVISFFNIEVENIIDVPIKERLAADPLPAIMMNFDGDGIEGYDESVNAL